AGGTGGAATTGGACTTTATGCTGCTTTCAACAGTCTCTACAATGTTGAAGGAGGTCATCGTGCTATCGTTTTCAACAGACTTGTTGGTATCAAAGACAAGGTTTCGCTCTTCTTTCCCTTTTCTATCTCTGGTTTTGTTTCTAGGGTTTGTTCTTGAAAGaaaagaatcttctcttttgagctTCATTTTTAGGTTAAAAATTGCTTGTTGTAGTCTTTTGAAACCTTACTTTGAGCTTATGAATTTGTGGGATTTGGGTATTGTTGGTGTTTATCTGTTATGCTTTTGTGAATTGCACCAATGTTTGTTCATTTTAGCTGGATATTTGTGTTTTTGATGATGCTTTGAGGATTTGAGTTTAGGGTTTTCTTGCTAAAAAAATCCATGGAACACGGGGATCAAGTCAAACTTCTAAGAAAAGGCAAACCCTGATCATAATCTTAGTATGCTTGTTATAGGCTTATAGCGGCTTTAAACCTGAATCAACATCCTTATTATGGGTTTTAGTTGGTTTTCTCGGCTAACTTTTTTTTGCTTAGTGACTCTTCTGTATGTGTTAAGAAATGGTATGCAAGGTTGGGTGTTGCTAGATTTGTCAGCCTAAGAAATTCCTGGGTATTCAGAAGCATATGTGATTGACTGAGCAAGGGTCATAATGAACTGTGACCCCAAAGGATTTGCATTCCAAAATTAGGGATGAAATCGTTCGCATCTAAACAGTCCTAATTTTAGTCCAATGTCGGCTGAAGAAGCTCATGAAGCTGCATTTTGAGCTTCTGTTTGTGTAGTGATGTAGGTATTTTTGAATATCAGTAGGCTGTACGCAATAAAGAAACTGGTAAGCGCAAGTTATTTTATTCAAGATTGCACCCGCAAGGCTGCCTTGAGGAGTTTGTTATTGGGTTCATTGCCTGCTAGAAAATAAACAGTGGAAGTTCTTGCGTAGTctggttcttttatttttttgtattccacggCCTTTACTAACCGTAAGCTTAAAATATAATTTCTTTTAAGTATTCTCTATCATTGTTTGTTTCTCAGTGTAAATTCACATAACTGCCCTTTGCTCTTGCTTGCTTATTTTGCAATTTTTTTAAACCAAAGCTTCTTTCTCCACTATTACCTGCTTAGTACTCACATATTTTCATGTATATCAGGTTTATCCTGAAGGAACACATCTAATGATCCCATGGTTTGAAAGGCCAGTCATTTATGATGTCCGTGCACGACCTCATCTCGTGGAGAGTGTTTCTGGAAGCCGTGATCTCCAAATGGTATATTTTTCCGgtagttttttcttttcccaaCTATATATTGATTATAATCTGTCACCGCTCGTGCAAACTAAGAAACTCTAAGTACATAATTGATGATGAGGTTTGTTAAAGCATCCCGTTGCTTCCCTGAGTCCAATTATTTGAAAATGGTTTTTGCTATACTTCGGAGGCTTTTTTTCCCTTTAGTTTTTAATTTGTTTCGGCATCTCTTTTTTGTTTGCATTAATATGTTTTACAAAAATCTTTCATGTAACAGGTCAAGATTGGGCTTTGAGTTCTTACCCGACCTGTAGCAGACGAGTTGCCTAGCATCTATCGAACTCTTGGGGAGAACTATAATGAGAGAGTCCTGCCTTCAATTATCCATGAAACTTTGAAAGCTGTTGTAGCACAATACAATGCCAGCCAACTTATAACTCAAAGAGAGGTAGGACTCTTCATTTCCTTTGGCTGCTGTAGAAATTATTTGCTGTAGAAATTATTTGCTGTTGAACTTCAGAGTGATAAATGAATGTGACTTTCTTTTGAAGAGTATTAGAAATTTAGAGCACGTGTGTGGAGAGATGGTTACCAGGTTCACCTAGATTCCACTTGTCTGTGGATTCTTGTAGGTACTGAAACAAGAATTTTACTGGGCACTCTCAAGATTTTTCTGGATTTTACATGTGTTTAAATAGATACATTACAATTAAAAATTCACTGGACAATATATCATGTGACTGAATCATCACATTATTGCAACTAAGGTATTCTATCAGATTGCATATTAATTTTCTTAGGATATGATGTGATTTTTTCAATTTGGATAAGCGGGCTGACGACAAGTAAATCAATATCTGCCCAAcggaaaggaagaaaaaaaatggaatatAGATGGAGGAAAGATAATTATAGAGTTGTAAGTAAGGTTTAGCCATTATcgttgtttgaagaataactaTGATCTTAATTTTGTTTACAGGCTGTGAGTAGGGAAATTAGAAAGATTCTGACTGAAAGAGCAACCAACTTTAACATTGCACTTGATGATGTATCCATCACAAGTTTGACCTTTGGGAAGGAATTCACAGCTGCTATTGAAGCAAAACAGATTGCTGCACAAGAGGCTGAGAGGGCTAAGTTTGTTGTAGAGAAAGCAGAGCAAGATAAGAAGGGTGCTGTTATCAGAGCACAGGTAAGCAAATGTTCAATATTTAAACCTGTGAGGCCTAGTTAGTTTTAGTGGTGTTAGTTTTCAGTTCTTGATTTCTGAGAATCAATTTCCAGTTCATCTCAGTCTGGACTCGGTGGAACTAAGATAACTGGTCCTTTCTTGGGTGTTCTGTTCCATACTAACTAATTTCTTGTTGGAATAACCAGGGAGAAGCCAAGAGTGCTCAGCTAATAGGTCAAGCTATTGCAAACAATCCAGCCTTCATCACTTTGAGGAAGATTGAAGCTGCAAGGGAGATAGCATCGACTATAGCGCAGTCTGCGAACAAGGTATTCTTGAGCTCGGATGACCTATTGTTAAATCTTCAGAGCATGAACTTGGAGCCACCAAGCAAAAAGAAGTAAAAAACAGCTAGTAAATGTCTTTGCACGTTAATGTGGTTAGAACAGTATTGAAATGATATAGCCTTTTGTGGGAATATCTCGTGGCTTCCCGTTAGTTTGATATTGATAAAAGACATGTTGGAAAATAATGGCACGATATAGTTTAGTGTAAATGAAGAAACATGACTACTTCAGACCTTCCATCGACACTGTTTTACCATGAAAGATAGTTGCTATTTCTCTGGGTATACTCGGGACTTTTATTTGTGCACTGCTAAACCTCATGCTACCATTTGGTCTGAGATTTGACTCTTTggcccttattttatttttaatttcaaGTAGTGGTTCTTAGGTGAGAGTACGAAAAGGCTTCTCAGTTGGTTAAAACTGATGCCAATCTATGGAGAACTGTTTTGTGAATTCCAGGAAACAGTGACTTCATAGGTTAGACTGCATTGAGAAATTTCACATGGGGTTGATGAAACAGGACAAATCAATACTCGGAAATTTTGAAAATCTGGTTTTTATGTGTCTCGACTCTTAGAGACGAGTAATAGATTAAAAATGACTTCTGTTTAGTGAGGGTTCAGAAATTTAATAGGTAAGATCTGCACGACGGTTGGCACTTGGCATAGTGTAAACTGGAGAGATACATGCCAAAACGATCTGTGTTAGCCCACTAAGCAAGTGTATGTGCCACCAcattaggctaacccctatgggctagatatctaactgctagattggtcatccacgtcagtTAGGGGAACCTCCTAAATCCTATGGTATTTCTAATCAATCAGCGAAACGCCGAACACCAGCGCGCATCACatgattttattttccaaaaaattaatcattaccgtttttttctccatctttttcCTCCCTCTCTCTCCCTCCTTTTCCTCTCTCTCTCCCTTTTTTTCCCCTCTCCGTCACGTTTTTGCTCTCTCTCCCTCCTTTTCCTCTCTCTCCATCCATACCTTTCTCTGATTTTATGCACTGACGTGGGACTCTTCTACCCATCCATACCTTTCTCTGACTCTCTCTTCTTCCCTCTCCTTTTAAATTCTCTTCTCTTCACCTCCCCCGTCACGATCACTCCTTTTCAACGTTTATGTCACTTTTTCAGCGTTGAATTATTCAGCGTTTCAAtttcgctgctagttgaactgcgaacAAATGTTAGGAGAGAAAAGTAGATAtaagtagtgttaacttttttcctacatttttttcttgatttgcaacactttttggccaatctagcagctcaatctagctcataggggttagccttacAATTTACCTGGGATACATATGCTCCATTGGCTTATGCTAGACCAGAATAGACCGAGGTTTAGGGTACTTCTGCCCCATCCTATACATGTCAAATGTCTTTGCGAAATGCATCCTTCTTCGCTTACCACAAAAGTCATGTTCCATGACCTTGACTACTTCTACCAGACCTTTGCATCACTTTCCAGTTGTCATAGCTGTACCGATGGCTTTGTTCTCTTCTCCTTCGCAAAGGCTAATTAAACCATGTTTGATGAAAGTGAGCTGGCTGAGGGAGAGTTGACTAATGCTTGATTATTATCCCGCGTTTTATTTGGTTTTCCATGTTTAAATTAATTCGTATGTTTATCTTTCGGTTTCTTCCACATACTGTATTAAATATTTGTTATTTTATTAGTAAAAACTCGTTTTAGTGTATGGGATAATCTACTTAATTGATACTCAAAAATCAGTATCCACAAAGATCTTGGACCAAATCAACTCTTACGTTGGGTTTGTCTGATTCATACTACTTTCAGCTTGGATGAGGAAAGAGTTTCGAGTCTTATGGCAATACTATATCTAATCAAAGGTTTGGCAATTTGTTTCTATGCGTGGCAAGTGACACATATCAATATGGTTTGCTAAGCCGTAGCTATGTTATGGGATGCTGATCTTCTAGACCTATTTCAAGTGTACCAATTCCACAATTTCGAGATCAGGCAAGGAAGACTGTCACAAATCTAGAGGCTAATAGGAGATgaactgatatatatatatatatactctgcTTCGTCTTTGGCATCGTCACCATTTTCCTTAAATTCCTAGTAAGAAAGTGTTAGACGTGAAGGGAAAAAAGTAAGAAGAAAGTAACACTAAAAATTCTTTGAGAGCATTACAAACGTGACGAATGAGGgagggagaaagaaagaaagggaacgTTCTTCTTTGGCAGTCTTGGTGGTACCATGACTGACTATGTCAAAAGAAAATGGATGATGCATTTCTTTTATTAAAAGTTAAGCCGCGTTTATGTCATACACACATCATCatacttaaataaataatacAGTAAAATGGAAGCcacagaaataaaattaaaagaaaataaaacgtaACCCATCAAATCCGGGTTGACATCATTTCTTGCAACTAACAGAAATCAAAATATGGACATCTCAGGTTATATTCCTTTTCTGCCTAAAACGATTTTGGTCTTTTGTTTGTTTTAATCTTGCTTCTTACGTCTGCTCGCGGTGCACCGTCTTAGAGCGGCTCTTCGTCTTCATCTTATCCCATTCGTTTGATCATGAAGAATAGACATGTGAACTGCCACATGGAGGACTCCTACACATTTTCTTTTCCAAGCATACTCACGTATGCATAGAGACATCAGGTCATAGATATTAAATTCTAAAGACATATATGTAAACAATCTGAAATCGCATTTGATTTTGTGGGTACATGCTTACCTTCATCCTGCTGCTATAACAAAATGCATAATAGCCTTTTAAAATAACATTATTGCTTCATCAAAAATCTACCGATGATACTTGTTACTGGGATGGATACCAAAACCCATGGAATACCAATTGGTATTAATTCCACGTAAAATCATCGTATTAATGCTTATAGGATGGGCGCACTCATGGATCACCAACTTGAGTCTTCTAATGTCTAAAATTGGACCCACTTTCAGTAGCAAAACTGCAGGAGAATACGACTGCACATTTTACTTCATTTTTTAGTGAAGAATAAACCGGGGCCGGGCTGCTGCTAGCGATTGTCAAAAACGTagagcaagaaaaagaaaaacatgaaaTGACATCACGCATATGttttatttaaaaagaaaatagaagacaTCACTCGGATGTCATCTACAGCACCATGACGCGTAAGAATGTGAAATATACGTGATACGCGTTGACGTGGGACTCTTCTACCCATCCATACCTTTCTCTGACTCTCTCTTCTTCCCTCTCCTTtgaaattctcttctcttctcctcctccaacaccccccccccccccccccccccccccccccccccccccccccccaacttTCTACTCTCTCAAGAAAATCATGCAACGAGCAATTCATTACAGAACTTGGTTACCCCAATCAATCAGAAACCCACCGAACCATTAGCCGTCAATCATCATCGTTAAAAATGGTTGATATTAATCTTGAAGACCCATTGAAGAAAGGTGCAATGAAGATCAGTGATGACTATAGTGGTAGTAGAGGTAAACTGGAAGCAGGAATCAAAGGTTTAGTATCAGAAAACGCAGTATTAATATTTGGAAGACGTGGGTGTTGTATGTGTCATGTTATGAAACGCTTATTATTAGCGTTAGGTGTTAATCCTACTGTTtatgaagttattgatgaagctgATGAAATATCTGTCATCAATGAATTATTATCAGTCATTGAGACTCACAATAATGATCATAAAGGTAATAAGGAGACACATAGTGATTATAGTGAGCTTCAGTTTCCAGCTGTATATATTGGTGGGAAATTATTTGGTGGTTTAGATAGACTTATGGGTGCTCATATCACTGGTGAATTAATACCTAAGTTGAAACAAGCTGGTGCTTTGTGGCTTTAATCACAAACTCTAAATGTCAAGAGAAATGTAGAGAGTTAATTGAGGACAAACTTAATGActtgattaatttttgcaatttaaTTTGTAAACTTTGTAATTTTGTTTtctctcattctttttctttttctttcttttatttttgcctTCGATTATTTTTTGGACTTTAAGATTATAAGATTCTACGAATAACCACGAAGTATTCTCTTCAAGATCTCtctgtctttttttttccttctaattaGTCGACTTATCTAAAAATTTAAAGGCGTAGACAAATAAAGTTTTCACGTTGAATGATGAAGAAATTTTCGCTTTCCGTTGACCGAAATAAATTTTTTGTGGTTTTTGTGAAACGagagttttggtgaggacacttgacaacgtaggattggtttaaaaattacaaacttttGAAAATTtaacttaccgtgtttggaattttatggaagtccaaattcaattcggaAGTCGAGTACCTATTGTATTAAGActcttttttccccaaatttataTTTAAAGGGGAAAAAAACCCACATATTTTACACATATTTTTtgcgaaaataataaatattttgtATCATTACACCAACTATTTAATGTATTCTAcccgccacaccaaataaaaaatgcatcgccaAGGGACGGGGCGAAGCCCCACACACACCAAACGAAAAATGCATCGTCACGGGACAGCGTGAAACCCtgcgcacaccaagttaaaagaaaaaattgtCCGGTGCATAACAAGGGAACAAATCTAATATCAAATAACAACTAGATGATTAAAATTCATAGAGGTTACCCTAAATAAGAATGTACCTCCGATAATCCCAGCTCACCGACTTCAAGAATATATATAAGATGTAAATATAAAGTCATcgacttttttttatttcttctaacCTATAAATTTAAgaacttaaacacaaatcaagttagataaACATGAATATACAAGGTATATGGATCATTAGCCGCATTGGTTTGTCTAGTGAATGGTGTACCCGTAATCTGTATGATCATGTCTTGAGAGTTGTACCCAAAATTGAtaagtttaaatatcaacattACCGATCAGATGGATTATCAAGCGCATATTCTTCTAAGCTTGTTAGGTAAAAATTCCCATGAATCATGTTCTCGTCTCTTGGTTAGGAGTCAGATAGGCAAGGAAAACTCTACAAAACACATAAAAAGTGTTGATACCCATATTGAGTCATACGATTTGGACTCATACGCGATGTGGTACACCTTGAGTCAAATAAAACTATATTGAATCTTTAATCTATAGATGCATAGAAGACAATCATGACAACCACAAAGGGATTTTATTGTCATAAACCATTCAATTAAAAGGTTGTGTAACCTCTTAAATGTGGACTCATCTCTTTGGAGCAGTAGCTCAACGAGATGGAGATAATAACTATTGTCTTTAGAGACATTGGGTATTTAACTTCAAATATGTTAAACAATCAACCATGATGATACATATGGATTTACATCAAATCACTTAGCGAAAGATAAAAGCTCAAAAACGAGAGTGTTTTTGGTATTAATAGTTCAAGGCATCAAGCATATAATGAAATCATAAAGTTTGCTGAAGTTTAAGGGTATACATTTTTAGAAGAATCTAATCATCAATCCTACGGCTTCACCAAATATTCAACATCTTatccaacataatatgtgcgccctaaTTCTTGTGCCTTCCTCACCATCTTTCTTACTAGCGCATTTCTAGGGTACACTTTCAAAATAATCAAAttatgttggggtgaacaatgtcttgctcaccacaggcgATTGAAACAAGCTTTTCCGCATCTATGGATTTTCACCATCTGTAGTTTTTGGCTTAGTTTGTTTCTTCCTCCACATATTCTTGCATTTCACCTTCGGATTATCATAAAAGGGATCACTTCTAGAACCCTTCAGATTTATATCCATCATTCCCCAAGAATCTTTTAATTTCCAAAATCATGGGTTCTGCCCTtttcatagtcatggaattttctgggagatcattccttttgacACTCAATGCACCATTGACGTTTTTTGGTACCCACCTCTAAGTGTGTTTTGGAGCAACCAGAACCTTCTTACCATTATTCTATTCACAACTTCTCAGAGGAGCATTGGATTGactatttttttgcaagtttgtcTTTTTCCAATTATGAGTCTCGGATGTTATCtccgtctttacaaagttatccttttgataatcatgacgattgtgaaaaggattcgtatgacattTATAGACAAACTTAGGCTTATCATAACACTGATTTATTTGCCTATAGATTCGACGTTTACAACCCATAATGTCAAgaggattagccttaacatatgatctaggtttg
This is a stretch of genomic DNA from Papaver somniferum cultivar HN1 chromosome 1, ASM357369v1, whole genome shotgun sequence. It encodes these proteins:
- the LOC113334056 gene encoding glutaredoxin-C9-like; its protein translation is MVDINLEDPLKKGAMKISDDYSGSRGKLEAGIKGLVSENAVLIFGRRGCCMCHVMKRLLLALGVNPTVYEVIDEADEISVINELLSVIETHNNDHKGNKETHSDYSELQFPAVYIGGKLFGGLDRLMGAHITGELIPKLKQAGALWL